The following coding sequences lie in one Desertifilum tharense IPPAS B-1220 genomic window:
- a CDS encoding DUF416 family protein: protein MFDLNKYENARIFMYWDLSLKKLDDLKKELESLPTLHRVAFAASICERLLPNHKAFCREKTWGNPTTLRAALDEVWQILEGKPLDAKVIRQLVADCEDAIPDSDYGGPYVYPAQQTALAIRLTLEACLTPTPQCIAKVAICAGDILFEWFFAEMDDVDPSWCDEKSVDEQMEDVASHPFGIREIAKEIEDLQQLKNTETLNRNFLEWLRISSYNDGKSLIDLS, encoded by the coding sequence TTGTTTGATTTGAATAAATATGAAAACGCAAGAATTTTTATGTATTGGGATTTAAGCTTAAAAAAGCTTGATGATTTGAAGAAAGAACTTGAAAGTCTCCCAACTCTTCATCGAGTAGCGTTTGCCGCTTCAATTTGCGAGAGGTTGCTTCCAAATCACAAAGCTTTTTGTAGAGAAAAAACATGGGGCAACCCCACCACATTGAGAGCCGCCCTGGATGAAGTTTGGCAAATTCTCGAAGGAAAACCCCTTGATGCTAAGGTAATCCGTCAGCTAGTTGCAGATTGCGAAGATGCAATCCCAGACTCAGATTACGGAGGCCCCTATGTTTACCCAGCACAGCAAACAGCTCTAGCTATCCGCTTGACATTGGAAGCCTGTCTCACTCCAACTCCGCAATGTATAGCCAAAGTGGCGATTTGTGCTGGGGATATTCTCTTCGAGTGGTTTTTTGCTGAAATGGATGATGTCGATCCTAGTTGGTGCGATGAAAAATCAGTAGATGAGCAAATGGAAGATGTTGCCAGCCATCCATTTGGAATTCGAGAGATAGCCAAAGAAATTGAAGATTTGCAGCAATTGAAGAACACCGAAACACTAAATCGCAATTTTTTGGAGTGGCTTCGTATCTCCTCTTACAATGACGGCAAAAGTTTAATTGACTTGTCATGA
- a CDS encoding 2OG-Fe(II) oxygenase, producing the protein MIQEWYEVWVDESTKIPYVLFLCPDPNSSGGMLIIDPKENNQVIQNLPDYNTAILWLTEDEYTRVEGRMEIE; encoded by the coding sequence ATGATTCAAGAATGGTATGAAGTATGGGTTGATGAATCAACTAAAATACCATATGTTTTATTTCTTTGCCCTGACCCAAACAGTTCTGGAGGAATGTTAATTATTGATCCAAAAGAAAACAATCAAGTTATTCAGAATCTGCCTGACTATAATACAGCAATTTTGTGGTTAACGGAAGATGAGTATACTCGTGTTGAGGGGAGGATGGAGATTGAATAA